From a single Candidatus Delongbacteria bacterium genomic region:
- a CDS encoding T9SS type A sorting domain-containing protein — MDKELELKASAADSGVQLSAEELAKRQGQAGHLPGESLLHYRFRMGESLTLGEKGLLDAETPIIHKGPGQQTDEGGPDAFGNSWIMTGDEGGPDYTWLTIDEADRNYLTLTDDGVAGPVDLGGVISYYGVSYTQAWIGANGILGFSGTAMNTYTNQTLPAATTPDNLVALFWDDLYPPDGGQIYYGMVGNDFVLTYDGISRLAGDGTLVAQVVLDFDNSAIYCNYDSFDGGIDLSSCTIGIEDPTGTDGLQVIYNSAPFLPTAQTSVRFDLAPPPQFALDLSGPAQIQAASDNTVTATFTVGNAGLITDSYDLSFSGDDLFDYQLQDMEGNPISSVGPVNSLELTTFRLAVTVGGNMGGQSEAITVTATSQGDDQISESMQSTVLVVTTNGSDSFGNTWYSSADPNGTPYFFVELDPQDRTPVTLTDDSVAGPFDMNGTIGFYGTPQTQIYVGSNGMIGFDAAGMTSLSNTAIPTAGVPNGIIALFWDDLNPGSGGSVYYGTDGDGRFVITYDAVVEYGGTGTVRAQVVFDFDNDQIFLNYDALVAPLDVTSCTIGIEDYTGEDGIQVVLDGEPWLPSDDLTLRFELSPPPNYFVALEDGVTATGPADSQVSAFLDVFNQGLLPDSFVIQATADNGVEVDILINGELSNVTPSVAVGDSQEIELELTIPENPAQPNATITVTATSQGDGNRSDETVVLLTIVLVQGGPDAGGYFWSTSDADGAVEYDWVTIENPNPVTLTDDSFVGPFEIGFPWTHYGVEYTEVYIASNGSIAFDPTGLTSLANQQLPNAATPNGVVSFFWDDLNPATGGTVTYGSQDGMFIVTFDQVFEYGGTGQITAQVILDSNEEAVRINYDTLLAPLDILSCTIGQEDASGGQGFSASFDGQGWLPHDQSAIWFGFNVIGPSGPYAVRVRPDNLQGVGLTGGYAEYELEVENRGDNASAFSLVSEGNAWDVTFHDINADWAEITALPVMQYEDLFDLGVRVHVPEVPASFTDLVLLTVESTEDDTAFDTVEILTAASCSHTAQLIQNVNGNGLFGMDHLSDGDWIDANTLVWLASGVNRMVMEDSDTGVVGSIFVLPIGHDYSGIAHDSRDGSFWVSWSGGVSHVSASGALIGAHTPALLDVATGRMPTGLAFDEDGEVLWAICSNGAIDEFVRLDVSDAANPIGLDVIPVPWSEAGGSGAAGLDYNEGSDQLVALHVGTGYLECFLDLGDGSVDARGDFCPSGLSEAHGLALSDDGRLFVGWTNGLAHPVEEYTAPCQTTDVQRDALRLPTAWALESNYPNPFNPSTVIRYALPEQGLVSLDVYNMLGQHMQSLVSGMRPAGTHDVIFDGSSLSSGVYFYRIHVASADGRSLFDSVGKMMLIK, encoded by the coding sequence GCTGGATCATGACCGGGGATGAGGGCGGCCCCGACTACACCTGGCTGACCATTGACGAAGCCGACCGCAACTACCTGACGCTGACCGACGATGGCGTGGCCGGTCCCGTGGATCTGGGTGGCGTGATCAGTTACTACGGTGTGTCCTATACCCAGGCCTGGATCGGTGCCAACGGCATCCTGGGTTTCTCCGGCACCGCAATGAACACCTACACCAACCAGACCTTGCCCGCAGCCACCACTCCCGACAATCTGGTGGCCCTGTTCTGGGACGATCTGTATCCCCCGGACGGCGGGCAGATCTACTATGGCATGGTCGGCAATGACTTCGTGTTGACCTACGATGGCATCAGCCGTCTGGCGGGCGATGGTACCCTCGTGGCACAGGTGGTGCTGGACTTCGACAACTCGGCCATCTACTGCAATTACGACTCATTCGATGGGGGCATCGACCTGAGCTCCTGCACCATCGGCATCGAGGATCCCACGGGCACCGACGGGCTTCAGGTGATCTACAACTCGGCGCCCTTCCTGCCGACTGCCCAGACCAGCGTGCGCTTCGATCTGGCCCCGCCGCCCCAGTTCGCGCTGGACCTGAGCGGACCGGCCCAGATCCAGGCCGCCTCGGACAACACGGTGACCGCCACCTTCACGGTGGGCAATGCCGGCCTGATCACCGACAGTTACGACCTGTCCTTCTCGGGTGACGATCTCTTCGACTATCAGCTGCAGGACATGGAAGGCAATCCGATCAGTTCCGTGGGACCGGTGAACTCCCTGGAGCTGACCACATTCCGCCTGGCTGTCACGGTGGGCGGAAACATGGGCGGCCAGAGTGAGGCGATCACGGTGACCGCCACCTCCCAGGGCGACGACCAGATCTCGGAGAGCATGCAATCCACCGTGTTGGTGGTGACCACCAATGGGTCCGACAGCTTCGGCAACACGTGGTACAGCTCGGCCGACCCCAACGGAACACCATACTTCTTCGTGGAGCTGGATCCGCAGGACCGCACTCCCGTGACACTCACGGACGACAGTGTGGCCGGCCCCTTCGACATGAACGGCACGATCGGTTTCTATGGCACGCCCCAGACCCAGATCTACGTCGGCAGCAATGGCATGATCGGATTCGATGCTGCGGGCATGACCAGTCTCAGCAACACGGCCATTCCCACGGCGGGTGTTCCCAACGGGATCATCGCACTGTTCTGGGATGACCTCAACCCGGGTTCGGGTGGTTCGGTGTACTACGGCACCGATGGTGATGGCCGTTTCGTGATCACCTACGATGCCGTGGTGGAGTACGGGGGCACGGGCACCGTGCGGGCCCAGGTGGTCTTCGATTTCGACAATGACCAGATCTTCCTGAATTACGATGCGCTGGTGGCGCCACTGGACGTGACCTCCTGCACCATCGGTATCGAGGATTACACGGGCGAGGATGGGATCCAGGTCGTACTGGATGGCGAGCCCTGGCTCCCCTCCGACGACTTGACCCTGCGCTTCGAGCTTTCGCCACCGCCGAACTACTTCGTGGCCCTCGAGGACGGCGTGACCGCCACCGGACCTGCCGACAGCCAGGTGAGTGCCTTCCTGGACGTGTTCAACCAGGGGCTGCTGCCCGATTCCTTCGTGATTCAGGCCACGGCCGACAACGGCGTGGAAGTGGATATCCTGATCAATGGCGAGCTGAGCAACGTGACCCCGAGCGTCGCCGTCGGCGACTCCCAGGAAATCGAACTTGAGCTGACCATTCCCGAGAATCCGGCTCAGCCCAATGCCACGATCACCGTCACGGCCACCAGCCAGGGCGATGGCAACCGCAGCGACGAAACCGTGGTGCTGCTGACCATCGTGCTGGTCCAGGGCGGACCCGATGCCGGGGGCTATTTCTGGTCCACCAGCGATGCCGATGGGGCGGTGGAGTACGACTGGGTCACGATCGAGAATCCAAACCCCGTCACGCTGACGGACGACAGTTTCGTCGGCCCCTTCGAGATCGGCTTCCCCTGGACGCACTATGGTGTGGAGTACACCGAGGTCTACATCGCCTCCAATGGCTCGATCGCCTTCGATCCCACCGGATTGACCTCGCTGGCCAACCAGCAACTGCCCAATGCCGCCACGCCCAATGGTGTCGTGTCCTTCTTCTGGGATGACCTGAACCCTGCCACGGGCGGCACAGTGACCTACGGCAGCCAGGACGGCATGTTCATCGTGACTTTCGATCAGGTCTTCGAGTACGGAGGCACCGGACAGATCACGGCCCAGGTGATTCTCGACAGCAACGAGGAAGCCGTCCGGATCAACTACGACACCCTGTTGGCGCCACTGGACATCCTCAGTTGCACGATTGGCCAGGAAGACGCCAGCGGTGGACAGGGCTTCAGCGCCAGTTTCGACGGTCAGGGCTGGTTGCCGCACGACCAGAGCGCGATCTGGTTCGGTTTCAATGTGATCGGTCCCTCGGGCCCCTACGCCGTGCGCGTGCGCCCCGACAATCTTCAGGGCGTTGGCCTGACCGGTGGCTACGCCGAATACGAACTGGAAGTCGAGAACCGCGGTGACAATGCCAGCGCCTTCTCACTTGTCAGCGAAGGCAATGCCTGGGATGTGACCTTCCACGACATCAATGCCGACTGGGCCGAGATCACCGCCCTGCCCGTGATGCAGTACGAGGATCTCTTTGACCTGGGTGTGCGCGTGCATGTGCCGGAAGTGCCGGCCAGCTTCACGGATCTGGTGCTGCTGACGGTTGAGTCCACCGAAGACGACACGGCCTTCGATACGGTCGAGATCCTGACCGCCGCAAGCTGCAGCCACACGGCCCAGCTGATCCAGAACGTGAATGGCAACGGCCTGTTCGGCATGGATCATCTCAGCGACGGTGACTGGATCGATGCCAACACTCTGGTCTGGCTGGCCAGCGGAGTGAACAGAATGGTGATGGAAGACAGCGATACCGGCGTGGTCGGCAGCATTTTCGTTCTGCCCATCGGACACGACTACTCGGGCATTGCCCATGATTCCCGCGATGGCAGTTTCTGGGTTTCCTGGAGTGGTGGCGTCTCACATGTGAGCGCCAGCGGTGCGCTGATCGGCGCCCACACCCCGGCCCTTCTCGATGTGGCGACCGGTCGCATGCCCACGGGCCTGGCCTTCGACGAGGATGGCGAGGTCCTCTGGGCCATCTGCAGCAATGGTGCGATTGATGAATTCGTGCGCCTTGACGTGTCCGACGCGGCCAACCCGATTGGACTGGACGTGATTCCCGTTCCCTGGTCGGAAGCCGGTGGCAGCGGCGCGGCCGGTCTGGATTACAACGAAGGCTCCGATCAGCTGGTGGCCCTGCACGTGGGCACCGGGTATCTGGAGTGCTTCCTTGATCTGGGAGACGGCAGCGTGGATGCGCGTGGCGATTTCTGCCCCAGCGGACTCAGCGAAGCTCATGGTCTGGCACTGAGTGATGATGGACGCCTGTTCGTGGGCTGGACCAATGGCCTCGCGCACCCGGTGGAAGAGTACACGGCTCCCTGCCAGACCACGGATGTCCAGCGTGACGCCCTGCGTCTGCCGACGGCCTGGGCCCTCGAAAGCAACTATCCCAACCCCTTCAACCCCAGCACCGTGATCCGCTATGCCCTTCCCGAGCAGGGACTGGTGAGCCTGGATGTCTACAACATGCTGGGTCAGCACATGCAGAGTCTGGTGAGCGGCATGCGCCCCGCCGGCACCCACGATGTGATCTTTGACGGCAGCAGCCTCTCGAGCGGTGTCTACTTCTACCGGATCCACGTGGCGTCCGCCGACGGGCGCAGCCTCTTCGATTCGGTCGGCAAGATGATGCTGATCAAGTAG